GAGAGGGGGGTAGGTAGGCTTTTCTGCCCCCGCGGCATCGCGGCGTTGCGAAACTGTGTGTCGTGTTGCGGGGGGCAGCCGTGCTAGAGCGCTTGGCATCATGACCCCACCGCATCTTGCGCTCATTCTTCTGGTCTGCCTCGTCTGGGGCTTCAACTTCATCGTCGGCAAGGTGGCGGTGGAGGAGCTGTCGGCGATGATGCTCACCGGCTGGCGCTTCCTGCTGCTGACGGTAGTGCTGCTGCCGTTCCTCAAGATCGTGCCGGGGCAGATGGTGCGGGTGGTGATCGTGGCGATCACCATGGGGGCTGCGCATTTCGCCTTCATGTTCGCGGCGCTCGGGATCTCCGACAATATCTCGGTCATCGCCATCGGCGTGCAGCTCAACGTGCCGTTCGCCACGCTTCTGTCGGTCTTTGTGCTGAGCGAATTTGTCGGCTGGCGGCGGTGGCTGGGGATCGCTGTGTCCTTCGGTGGGGTTGTCGTCATCAGTTTTGATCCGGCGGTGTTCACGGCGCTCGAGGGCATGGGGCTTGTCATCATCGCGGCGCTGATGGCCGCCATCGGCATGGTCACCATGCGGCAGCTTGCGGGCGTCGGCGTCTTCACACTGCAGGCCTGGGTGGCCATCCTGTCCTGGCCGCCGATGTTCCTGCTCACGGGACTGTTCCAGCCGGAGCAGTTCGTGGCCTCCTTCGAGGCCAGCTGGTTGACCTGGGGGGCTGTCGCCTATACGGCGTTCGGCGCCAGTCTTGTCGGCCATGTGGGGATGTATTACCTGCTTCAGCGGTATGAGGTGTCGCTGGTCTCTCCGATCACGCTGTTGGCGCCTGTTCTGGGCGTCGTTTTCGGCGTGACACTCTGGGGGGATGAGTTGACGGCACGGATCATCATCGGCGGGCTGATGACGCTGGCAGGCGTGCTGGTGATTGCCCTGCGCAAGCCGCCGTCGCCTGACCCCGCGGCGGAGGCGTGAGCACATGACCACGCCGCATCTGGCCTTCATGGTGCTGATCAATCTGATCTGGGGCTTCGCGCTGGTCGCGGGCAAGGGATCGCTTGAGCATTTTCCGCCCTTCCTGTTCATGGCGCTGCGCTTCGGCATTGTCGCGCTGGTGCTGCTGCCGGTGCTGACCATCCATTGGGGCCGCATGCGCGAGGTGATCCTCATCGCGCTGTGCGCCGGGCCGATCGGGTTCGGGTTCTTCTTCGCGGGGCTTGCGGTCGCGGAAGCCTCGGTCGTTGCCATCGCCACGCAGATGGGGGTGCCGATCTCCACCATCTTCTCGGTGATGTTCCTGGGCGAACGGGTGCGCTGGCGGCGCTGGCTCGGCATCACGCTGGCTTTTCTGGGGGTCATGGTCATCAGCTTTGACCCGCGTGTCTTCGGCTATATCGAGGGTCTCATCTTCGTCCTGTGCTCGGCCATTGTCGGCTCCTTCGGCACCATCCTGCAGCGGCAGATCAAGGGTGTGGGCACGTTCGAGTTGCAGGCCTGGGTCGCCACGGTGGCGTTCCCATGCTCGCTGGCGGCCACGTTCCTGTTTGAGGCCGGCGATCCTGTGGCGCTGATGGAAAGCGCTGACTGGCTTGAATGGGGCGGGGTGGTCTATGTGGCTTTTGCGTCCAGCCTCGTGGGCCACGCGGGCATTTACTGGCTGTTACAGCGTTATGAGGTATCCCAGACCGCGCCCTACACACTGCTTGCGCCGCTGTTTACCGTGACATTCGGCGTCTGGCTGTTGGGCGATATGCTGACCTGGCGCATGGTGCTGGGCGGCGTCATCACGCTGGTGGGCGTCCTCATCATCTCCATGCGGGAGAAGGACTTCACCGAAAGGCTGCCGCGCGGCGCCTGAGGAACGACAGACGATGCATATCTCGAGCCGCTGGTCGCCCAATTTCGACAGCCGAGCCGGTCAAGCCGCGCCCGACATGGTGGTGGTGCACTACACCGGCATGGAGACCGCCGAGGCCGCCCTCGACCGCCTGGTGGACCCAGAGGCCAAGGTCTCGGCCCATTACCTGATCGACGAAGCGGGCAAGTGCTTTGCGCTGGTGCCGGAGTTCCAGCGTGCGTGGCATGCAGGCGTGTCGTCCTGGCAGGGGGAGACCGATATCAACTCGCTCTCTATCGGCATCGAGCTTGCCAATAAGGGGCACGAGTTCGGCTACCCGGAGTTTCCCGAGGCGCAGATTGTAACCCTGCTCGAGTTGCTCGGGGATATCTGGCAGCGCTGGCCGATTGATCCGCGCCGGGTGGTGGGGCATTCCGATGTGGCACCGGGCCGCAAGGCGGATCCGGGCGAGAAATTCCCGTGGAAGCGGCTTGCGGATAATGGCTTTGCGGTGTGGGTTCGGCCTGCGCCGATCACCCCGGGACCGACGCTGGGGCCCGGCGACAGCGGGCAGGGGGTGTTGGACCTTCAGGCGGCGCTCGCGCTGGCGGGCTATGGCATCGAGACAGACGGTACGTATGGCGACGTGACCCATGCGGTCGTCACCGCGTTTCAGCGCCGCCACCGGCCGGAGAGCGTGGACGGCATTGCCGATCTCTCCACTCTCCGGACGCTGGCAAGCTATCTTGCAGCGGTCAAAACACCGCCTACGGAATAAGCAGCACGCGGCCGAAGGCCTTGCGGCTTTCGATGTGTTCGTGCGCTTTGGCGGCATCCCTCAGGGCGTATTCGCTGTCGATGATCACCTTGAGGTCGCCGCGATGGACATTCTCAATGTGCGACGCCACCAAATTGTGCATGCGGTCGGTGAAGATCTCCGCCCCCTGGAACACGCCGGTAATCGAGCGGTTGCCTTCGCGCAGGGTCGAGAGATCAAACTTGATGAACTCCCGGCCCGCGTCGCCCACGGTCGAGACACGGCCGCGATAGCCCAGCGCATAGATGGACTGTTGCAGCGTCGGCCCGCCGACCGGGTCCACCACCACGTCCACGCCGCGGCCGCTGGTCAGCTTCTTGGCTTCCTCAACCAGGTCCTGCTCCACATAATTGATGCCGTGGTCCATGCCCAGATCGGTCAGCTTGTCGAGCTTGGCCTTGGAGGACGCGGTGGCGATCACCGTGGCGCCTGCCTTCTTGGCAAGCTGGATGGCGGCGATGCCGACGGCGCTGGCGCCCGCCTGGATCAGCGCGGTCTCGCCTTCCTTGAGGCGGCCGAACTCGAACAGGCAGTCATCCGCCGTGCCGAAGGGGATGGGCACGGCCGCCGCCTGCTTCATGTCCATGCCGGCGGGGATCTTCCAGGCTGTCTGCGGCAGGGTCAGCCGCTTTTCAGCATGGCTGCCGTGGAAATTGATGCAGACCACCTCATCGCCCGGCTTAAACCCCGTCACGTTCCTGCCCACGGCTTCCACCACGCCTGCGGACTGGTAGCCGACAATATGCGGGTTGGCGGCAAGGTCACCGCGCAGCCGGTTCAGCGTGTCACCGCCTTCAATGGAGATCACCTTGTTGGCGACAAGGATGCCGTCATCAAACAGCTCCGGGTCCGGCACGTCTTCGTATTTGAGGACGGAGGGGGGACCGTTTTCGTAATAGACTGCAGCTTTCATCGGTGCGTTTCCTCTTGGATTATTGGTATTGCGAATGGCCTGAACATGGGAAAAGCCGCAGGCTGCCACAAGGCGAAATAGTTGGGGTGCGCCCTTGACCGACGCTGCGGCGCTCTGGCTTATGGGCATCCGCCAGATGGCCGGATGGCCGCTGTGGTGACACAGAGGAAAGTCCGGGCTCCACGGAAACACGGTGCCGGATAACGTCCGGCGGGGGCGACCCCAGGGAAAGTGCCACAGAAAGCAAACCGCCTGCTTCGGCAGGTAAGGGTGAAAGGGTGCGGTAAGAGCGCACCGCGCGTCTGGCAACAGAGGCGGCACGGTAAACCCCACCGGGAGCAAGACCGAATAGGGATGGCACATGGCCCGTTTCCGGGCTGCTATCCGGGTTGGTTGCACCAGGCGTCTGGCAACAGGCGTCGCAGATGAATGGCCATCGCCTGCCGCCTTCCGGGGCAGCAGGTACAGAACCCGGCTTACAGGCCATCTGGCGCTTTTGTTTCCCCACTTGTTGATGCGGAGCGACACGCCTCCGCAAACCCTTACTCGCATACCCTCCGGCTTGACCGGAGGGCCCATCTGACCCTCGACCTCTCATAGGCCCTCCGGTCAAGCCGGAGGGCAAGCGGAGATTGGGGGGCAATGTAGGCCGCGCACATTCCCGCCCCATCCCCCTCACCCGGTGCTGACGCACCGACCTCTCCCCCAGGGGGGAGAGGTGACTTTGCTCACGCCCACACCCGCGTCGCCCCGGACTTGATCCGGGGCCCACTCGCTTTGGCTGTTGAGCACAGGATGCGCGGCACCCTCCGTGCCATCCCCACTTGCGCTGCGGCAAGCGGCCCCGAGAGTAGACCCTCCGGTCAAGCCGGAGGGATACGGATGATCTTTCATCCCCCCATTTGTCATTCCGCGACTTGATCGCGGAATCCAGGGCGGACCGCTCAGGCCTTGCCGTGGAACTCTGGACCCCGCGATCAAGTCGCGGGGTGACACGGTGGGGGGAGTGAGGTGGATGGCACGCACCCACACCGAACCCTCCGCACACGGCATGGCCGTCACGGGCATAGGGGAGAGCAGGACGCGCCCGGCGCTCACGCGGCGCCGGTGGAGGCAACGAACAGATTTGGGTCGCAAGCATCAGGCGCGTCCCGCGCGGATGGCTGCCAGCGGTGGCCGGACCGGGGCGGGGCAGGCATTACCCTGCGTGTCCAACCCCGCGAACCCTGCTTCCACCCTCCACACTTTGGAACGGGCCTGGACGCGGTGGGGCCAGCTTTTTCAGGGCGTGACCGGGTTCGGGACACCACCACCCATGTAATGCGCACCCGTTACTTGCGCATCGCGGCCAAACGCGCGCACCCCACGTTCCCAAGGGGCCGCCTCTCGCCCAACCTTCCGGGCATCCGCCCTCCCACCCAGGTCCGGCCGGCCCGGCTGCCCGTGTGGCGGGAGGTCATGGGATGAGTATGCGGCAGGTGGCAGGGGCCGGGGAAAACTCACCCTCATACCCTCTCAAACTCCCGCAGCCCTCCGGCTTGACCGGAGGGCCCACTCGCCTCCGCTGTTGAGCACAGGGTGCGCGGCTCCTGCCGTGCCGGTTCCGCTCATGCTGCGGCAAGGGGCACCGAGAGTAGACCCTCCGGTCAAGCCGGAGGGATACGGTTGATTTTTGAAATGCCCCTTTGTCATTCCGTCGCTTGATCTCGGATGCCAGAGCATCCCCCTCACCCGGCGCTGACGCACCGACCTCTCCCCCAGAGGGGAGAGGTGACTTTGCTCATTCCCTTGCCTTTTCCGTCACCCCGGACTTGATCCGGGGTCCACTCGCATTGGCTGTTGAGTACAGGGCAGGCGGTTCATGCTGTATCCACGCACGCTGCGGCAAGCAGCCCCGAGAGTAGACCCTCCGGTCAGGCCGGAGGGATACGGAGGGGGGGAGGCAGGCGCAAACCCCGCACACTCCCGCCACCTCCGTCTCAAATCACCCGCACATTCCCGCCGCTTCCGCGTCAAATCACATGACAAGTGAATTGATGACTTCTGCCGTTAACGGCGGCGCGGCCCGTGTCCCGCCCGCTGTTCCCCCTTCGTTCCTTAATCTCTTTACGAAGCGTTAAACTCCCAAGGATAACAATGCCTTAACGCGTTAACTCTTTTCCGGCCAAGTGCCTGATAACGCTGAGTCAGGCAGGGTCAATTCGTTGACGCCCATGTGATCCCATGATATCCCATGATGTCCCAAATCAGAGCTTGGGGCAGTCCGTCTTTTGGGGCCCGGCACGGGGGCGTTGGGCGGGCATGGAGAGGGGAATGCCGCCCCCATGAGGCGCGGGCGGCAGGTTCAGGGGACAGTTACGGTGGCGTTGTTCGTTTCGACCTATGCAAACAAGGTCGACAAGAAGGGACGGGTTTCGGTGCCTGCGACGTTTCGCAAGGCGCTGGAGGCTGAGTCCTTCAACGGCATCTTCTGCTTTGAATCCCTCAGCAAGCCGTGCCTTCAGGGCGGCGGCCAGAGCTATATCGAGATGCTGCAGGCAGCGATCGAGCAGGAATTCGACCCCCTCACCGACGACCAGGACGATTTCGCCACCACGCTTCTGTCCGGTTCCACGCCGCTGTCCATCGACGGCGACGGGCGGGTGACCCTCACCCAGGAGCTGATCGAGATTGGCGGCTTTTCCGACACCGTGACCTTTGTGGGCATGGGCGGGTTCTTCGAAATCTGGGAGCCCGAGGCCTTCGCCGCGCACCGCGCCCAGGCCCGTGTGCGCGCGAAGGACAAGCGCGCCCTGCTGCTGCGCCCGCGCAAGCCCGCAGCACCCGCATCAGAGGAGGGCTGAGCATGAGCGACCACACTCCCTCCCATGACGCAGCGTCTCACGATACGGGTCCCCACATGCCCGTCATGCTGGACGAGGTGCTGGCAGCGCTCGCCCCGCGCGACGGCGGCATCTATGTCGACGGCACCTTCGGCAATGGCGGCTACACCAACGGCATTCTGTCGTCGGCGGACACGCGGGTGATCGGCATCGACCGCGACCCGACGGCGATCGCCAACGCACAGGACATGGCGGCGGCCCATCAGGGGCGGCTGACGCTTGTCAGCGGCTGCTTCGGCGACATGGCGGTGTTGGTGCCGCCGGTGCTTGGCTCGATGGGTGTGCCGGCAGCGGACGGCATCGCGCTTGATCTCGGGGTCTCCTCCATGCAGCTCGACCAGGCGGAGCGGGGCTTCTCCTTCCGTCTCGACGGGCCGCTCGACATGCGCATGGATGCAGGCGCGGGCGATACGCCGAGCGCGGCGGACGTGGTCAACACCTATGAGCCGAAGGACCTTGCGCAGATCTTCAAGGTGCTGGGCGAGGAGCGGCAGGCGCGCCGCGTGGCGCAGGCGATTGTCCGCCGCCGCGAGGATGAGCCCTTCACCCGCACGGCGGACCTTGCTGACGTGGTGGCCCAGGCCATCGGCGGCAAGCCGCAGCGCATCCACCCGGCCACCCGCGTGTTCCAGGCGCTGCGCATCTATGTGAATGACGAATTGGGTGAGCTGGCCCGCGGCCTCATGGCGGCTGAGAAGCTGCTCGTGGAAGGTGGGCGGCTGGCAGTTGTCTCGTTCCACTCGCTCGAAGACCGGGTGGTGAAGCGGTTTCTCGCAGCCCGTTCGGGCGCGGTTGCCAACCCGTCCCGGCATCTGCCGGAAGCGGTCGCCGGGCCTGAGCCGTCCTTCCGCCTCCTGTCCCGCAAGGCGCAGGAGCCGACCGACGCCGAGATCAGCCGTAACCCGCGGGCGCGGTCGGCAAAGCTGCGCGCGGCGGAACGGACATCGGCACCCATGCATGAGGTGGATATGAGCGAGGCGGGCCTCGCAGCGCTGGGTCTGCCGCGCATGATGGCGGGGCTTGTTGCGGAAGGGGGTGCAGCATGATGCGTGTGGTCAATTCAGTGGCGATTGTGGTGACCCTGGCGCTCGCCTTTGCGCTCTATCACATCAAATACGAAACCCAGGCCGAGCAGCATGACATCCGCAAGCTGACGGCCGAGCTTGCCGAAGAGCAGGACGCGATCCAGGTACTGCGTGCCGAATGGAGCCTGCTCAACCAGCCGGAGCGGCTTGAAAAGCTTGTGGCGCGGCACACGCAGCTGCAGCCGCTTGCCCCGGCGCAGATCGTCACCATGGCGGACCTCCCCGCGCGGCCCAAGTCGCTGCCGGGGCTTGAAGCCGATCCCTCCCTCGGCGGCTATGCGGGGCTTGGCGGTCCCGGCATCGCCGGCCCGGGCATTCAATAGGGGGGTGCGGTGACGGACAGCAGCGGGCAGCTCACATCGAAGACAGGATGGATCACCATCGATCTGGATGCGCCGGAGGCATCGGGCGCTGTGGCGAAGGCGTCTGTGCGCTCTGTCGGGCGCTCCGCCGGGCGCTCTGCCGTGCGCGCCGCCGGGCGTGACGATGACGCCCATGAGGGCTTCGACGTTCTGGAGCTCGAATTCGCCGGTGTCCGTGCCCAGGCTGTTGAAAGCGGCCGCAACCGCATGGCGCTGCTGGCTGCCTGCTTCCTCGCGGCCTTTGTCATTCTCGGGTTCCGCGTTCTCGAGCTCACCGTCGCAGGCGCACCCGCGCAGCTGGCTGACGGGGCACCCGCCCATGCCGGGCCGAAAGCCGCGGTCGCTGAGACCGGTCCCGTGCACCGGGCTGCCATCACCGACCGCAATGGCGATGTGCTGGCGACCGATGTCATGGTGCCGTCGCTCTATGTCGATGCGCGCAAGGTGATCGAACCGGTCGCCACCGCCGACAAGCTACGCAGCGTGCTGCCGGAGCTTGACCGGGACGAGCTCATCGCCCGCTTCACCAATGGCCGGGCTTTCCAGTGGCTCAAGCGGCAGATCGGGCCGCGCCAGCAGGCAGCCGTTCATGCGCTGGGCCTGCCGGGCATCGGCTTCAAGCGCGAGCCCAAGCGCGTCTATCCCAAGGGCGGCTCCGCCTCCCACGTGCTGGGCTATGTGGATACGGACAATCTCGGCATTGCCGGGGTCGAGCGCGGGCTTGATGACATGATCCGGACCGCCAGCTCGGCTGAGAGCGGGCCGGTGATGCTGTCTCTCGACATGCGCGTGCAGCACGCGGTGGAGCAGGAACTGGCGCAGGCGATGGAGACCTTCTCCGCCAAGGCTGCCGCGGGCATCGTGCTGGATGTGCATACCGGCGAGATCCGCTCGCTGGTCTCGCTGCCGGATTATGACCCCAACCAGCCGATGGATGCCGGTGATGCGGCGCGCTTCAACATGGCGACGCGCGGCGTCTACGAGATGGGTTCCACCTTCAAGGTGTTCACCGCGGCGGTGGCGCTTGATTCAGGGGCCGCTACCCTCGACAGCCGCTATGACGCGCGCGAGCCGCTGCGCGTTGCGGGCTACACCATCAATGACTACCACGCCGAGGAGCGCTGGCTGACGGTGCCGGAAGTGGTGATGCATTCCTCCAATATCGGCACCGCCAAGATGGTGCTCGATGTGGGGGTGGAGCAGCATCGCGCCTATCTCCACCGGCTCGGGCTTCTGTCGCGGCCGGAGCTTGAATTGCCTGAAGTCGCCAAGCCGCTTCTGCCGGGGCAGTGGTATGAGGTCGAGGCGATGACCATTTCCTTCGGCCATGGTCTTGCGGTGTCGCCGTTGCAGATGGCGGCGGCAGGCGCGGCGATCGCCAATGGCGGCTTCCGCGTGTCGCCGACGCTCCTGGCCCTGCGTGACCGCGAGCCGCAGCGCGAGCGGGTGCTGAAGCCTTCAACCGCCAATGCGGTGGTTGATCTGATGCGCCGGGTGGTCAATGAGGGCACGGGCGGGCAGGCTGACGTGCCGGGCTATGAAGTGGCCGGCAAGACCGGCACCGCTGAAAAGCCGGGCCGCGGCGGGTATCGCCGCGACCGGCTGTTAACCTCGTTTTTGTCGGTCTTCCCTGCGTCGGCGCCTGAATATCTGGTGCTGGTGGTGCTGGACGAACCGAAAGCCACCAAACAGACATATGGGTTTGCTACAGCCGGCTGGAATGCGGCGCCGACGACCGGCGCTATCATCCGCCGCGTGGCGCCGATCCTCGGCGTCCGTCCCGTGCCGTCGGCACTGCCGGGACCGGCCGTCATGGAAGCAGGATTGGTGAGGTAAGCGCATGGATCTGGCACATCTCCTCGGCGCGCGCGTGACCATTCCGCAAGGTGCGGAAGGGCTGGAGATCACCGGCCTTACGGAAGACAGCCGCAAGGTGCGCGAGGGTTTCCTGTTCGCGGCCCTGCCGGGCACCCAGGCCGATGGCGCGCAGTTCATTCCCGCAGCCTGCGACAAGGGCGCGGCTGCGATCCTGTGCGCGCCGGGCACCCGTCCGCCTGCGGACCATCCGGATGTGGCGCTGATTACCGACCGCAATCCGCGCCGCCGCTTCGCACTGGCGGCCGCCAATTTCTATCATGCTCAGCCGCAGACGGCTGTGGCCGTCACCGGCACCAACGGCAAGACATCGGTCGCGTCCTTCACCCGGCAGTTGTGGGAATTGCTGGGCACGCCCGCGGCCTCTGTCGGCACGCTGGGGGTGATGACGGCGCGGGAGACGCGCAAGCTCATCCACACGACGCCGGACCCGGTGACGCTGCACGCAGCCCTTGCTGATCTGGCGGGCGAGGGGGTGCGCGCGGTGGCGCTTGAGGCATCGAGCCACGGCCTCGCCCAGCACCGGCTTGACGGGGTGGAGCTTACGGCCGCCGCCTTTACCAACATCACCCGCGACCACATGGATTATCACCCGACATTCGAGGATTACGCCTACGCCAAGATGCGGCTGTTCGGCGAAGTGCTGCCCCCCGGCGGCACGGCCGTCCTCAATGCTGACGCGCCCCTGTCGCGCGAAATCGCGGCGGTGTGCTGGGCGCGGGCGCAGAAGGTGATTTCGGTGGGCGAGGGCGGGGAAACCCTCAAGCTCGACGCGCTCACACCATCCGCCCACGGACAGACACTCACCGTGCTGCATGACGGCGCGCGCCACATGATCGACCTGCCGCTGGTGGGCGATTTCCAGGCGTCCAATGCGCTGGTGGCCGCGGGCCTCGTCATGGCGGCCGGGGCCGATGCGGCAGAGGTGCTGGCAGCGCTGCCGAAGCTTGAAGGGGCTGCCGGGCGGCTTGAACTGATGGGCACATCGCCCTCAGGCGCTGCGGCCTATGTGGATTATGCCCATACGCCCGACGCTTTGGAGACGGCGCTGCGGGCGCTGCGGCCGCATACGCAGGGACGCCTCGTCGTGGTGTTCGGCTGCGGCGGCGACCGGGACGCGGGCAAGCGTCCGCAGATGGGCGAGATCGCCGTGCGCCTGGCTGACGCTGCCATCGTGACCGATGACAATCCGCGCTCGGAAGACCCCGCGGCCATCCGTGCCGAGGTGATGGCCGGGGCCGTGGGCGCTGCGGAGATCGGCGACCGGGCCGAGGCCATCCGCGCGGGGCTCGAGGGCCTCGGCGCGGGCGACGTGTTGCTGGTGGCCGGCAAGGGCCATGAAACCGGCCAGATTGTGGGGGATGAGGTCCGCCCGTTTGATGACCGCGCGCAGGTGGCTGACGCGCTGGCGGAAGCCCGGGAGGGTGCCTGATCCCATGACCACCACATCCATACCGCTCTGGACGGCTGAAGACGCCATCGCCGCCATGGAGGCCGAGGCCCGGGGCCACGCCGCCTGGCAGGCCCATGGCGTCTCCATTGATACCCGCACCATCGAGGCGGGGGACATCTTCTTCGCGCTTGAGGGCGATGCCAGTGACGGCCATGACTATGTGGCCCAGGCGTTCGGCAAGGGCGCGGCCTGCGCTGTGGTTTCGCGCGCCGTCGAGGGTCTTGCGGATGACGCGCCGCTTCTCATGGTGCCGGATACGTTGAAGGCGCTGGAGAAGCTGGGCATCGCCGCCCGCGCCCGCACCAGCGCGCGCATCTGTGCTGTTACAGGCTCCGTCGGCAAGACCGGTACCAAGGAAGCGCTGCGCCACATCCTGGAAGAGCAGGGCCGCACCCATGCGTCTGCGGCCTCCTACAACAACCATATCGGCGTGCCGCTGACCCTGGCGCGGATGCCGGCGGACACGGAATACGGCATCTTTGAAATCGGCATGAACCATGCCGACGAGATCACGCCGCTGTCGAAGATGGTGCGTCCGGAAGCGGCGATCATCACCACGGTGGAAGCCGTCCATATCGAGAATTTCCGCTCCGTTGAGGAGATCGCCGACGCCAAGGGCGAAATCTTCGAAGGCCTGCAGACAGGCGGGGTGGCGATCCTCAACCGCGACAACCCGCATTTCGAGCGGCTGAAGGCGCGGGCCGGGGCGTGCGGCGCCGGTCAGGTCATCGGCTTCGGCCGGGACGACATGGCCGATGCCCGCGTGCAGCGGATGAGCCTCAAGCCGGACGCGTCCTATGTCACCGCCACCATCTGCGGCATGGACATCACCTACAAGCTGGGCGTGCCCGGCGAACACATCGTGATGAACTCGCTGGCGATCCTCGCTTGCGTGAAGAGCCTGGGCGCGGATCTCGCGCTGGCGGGCCTTGCGCTGGGCGAGCTCGAGCCGCCCGCCGGGCGCGGCAGCCGTCTTGAAGTGCGCCTGCCGCACGGGCGCTTTCTCATCATCGATGAAAGCTACAACGCCAATCCCACCTCCATGCGCGCCACCCTGCAGGCGCTCGGCAATACGCCGCCGGGCCCGCGCGGCCGCCGCATCGCAGTGGTGGGCGACATGCTGGAACTCGGCACCCAGGCCAAGGCCGCCCATGCGGGTCTCGCGGAGCCGATTGCCGAGAATGACGTTGATCTCGTTTTTGCCTGCGGGCCGCTGATGGAACATCTGTGGGATGCCCTGCCGACCGACCAGCACGGGGCGTATGCGGACAATTCCGCAGACCTCGCCCCCCGCGTGGCCGACGAGGTGGAAGCGGGCGACGTCGTGATGATCAAGGGCTCGTTCGGCAGCCGCATGGCCCGGGTGCTGGAGGCGCTGAAGGCGCTCGGCCCGGCCGCGCCGCCGCGCCGGACGACTGATGAGGAGCTGGTCTGATGCTGCATCTTCTTTTTGTCGAGCTGGCGGACCAGTTCACCTTCCTCAACGTGTTCCGCTACATCACCTTCCGCACCGGCGGCGCCACGATGACGGCGCTGCTGGTCGCGTTTCTGATGGGCCCGGCTTTCATCCGTTGGCTGAAGAAAAAACAGAAGGAAGGCCAGCCGATCCGCGAGGACGGCCCGCAGAGCCACATCGTCGCCAAGGCCGGCACGCCAACCATGGGCGGCGGGCTGATCCTGCTGTCGATCATTGTTGCCACCCTGCTGTGGGCGGATCTCACCAATGGCTATGTGTGGGTGGTGCTCGGCGTCACCGCGGGCTTCGGCCTCGTCGGCTTTGCCGATGACTACCGCAAGGTCACACGCTCCAGCCATGCGGGCGTGCCGGGCCGGGTGCGGCTTGCCATCGAGTTCGTCATCGCCTTCATTGCCGTCTGGGCGGTGATGATGCTGTCGACCGAAGAGCTGACCGGCAATGTCGCCGTGCCGTTCTTCAAGGACGTGCTGGTGCAGCTCGGCTTTTTCTACATCGTGTTCGGCGGGCTGGTGATCGTCGGGGCGTCGAACGCCGTCAACCTGACGGACGGGCTCGACGGCCTCGCCATCGTGCCGGTGATGATCGCTGCCGCCAGCTTCGGCCTCATTGCCTATCTCATCGGCAACGCGGTGTTCTCGGATTATCTGCAGATCCATTTCGTCCAGGGCACGGGCGAACTGGCCATCATCTGCGGCGCCATCATCGGCGCGGGCCTCGGCTTCCTGTGGTTCAACGCCCCGCCGGCCATGGTGTTCATGGGTGACACGGGTTCCCTGTCGCTGGGTGGGGCCATCGGCGCCATGGCGGTCGCCACCAAGCACGAACTCGTGCTGGTGATCATCGGCGGCCTCTTCGTGGTCGAGGCGCTGTCGGTCA
The sequence above is drawn from the Pyruvatibacter mobilis genome and encodes:
- a CDS encoding peptidoglycan D,D-transpeptidase FtsI family protein, which encodes MTDSSGQLTSKTGWITIDLDAPEASGAVAKASVRSVGRSAGRSAVRAAGRDDDAHEGFDVLELEFAGVRAQAVESGRNRMALLAACFLAAFVILGFRVLELTVAGAPAQLADGAPAHAGPKAAVAETGPVHRAAITDRNGDVLATDVMVPSLYVDARKVIEPVATADKLRSVLPELDRDELIARFTNGRAFQWLKRQIGPRQQAAVHALGLPGIGFKREPKRVYPKGGSASHVLGYVDTDNLGIAGVERGLDDMIRTASSAESGPVMLSLDMRVQHAVEQELAQAMETFSAKAAAGIVLDVHTGEIRSLVSLPDYDPNQPMDAGDAARFNMATRGVYEMGSTFKVFTAAVALDSGAATLDSRYDAREPLRVAGYTINDYHAEERWLTVPEVVMHSSNIGTAKMVLDVGVEQHRAYLHRLGLLSRPELELPEVAKPLLPGQWYEVEAMTISFGHGLAVSPLQMAAAGAAIANGGFRVSPTLLALRDREPQRERVLKPSTANAVVDLMRRVVNEGTGGQADVPGYEVAGKTGTAEKPGRGGYRRDRLLTSFLSVFPASAPEYLVLVVLDEPKATKQTYGFATAGWNAAPTTGAIIRRVAPILGVRPVPSALPGPAVMEAGLVR
- the mraY gene encoding phospho-N-acetylmuramoyl-pentapeptide-transferase; its protein translation is MLHLLFVELADQFTFLNVFRYITFRTGGATMTALLVAFLMGPAFIRWLKKKQKEGQPIREDGPQSHIVAKAGTPTMGGGLILLSIIVATLLWADLTNGYVWVVLGVTAGFGLVGFADDYRKVTRSSHAGVPGRVRLAIEFVIAFIAVWAVMMLSTEELTGNVAVPFFKDVLVQLGFFYIVFGGLVIVGASNAVNLTDGLDGLAIVPVMIAAASFGLIAYLIGNAVFSDYLQIHFVQGTGELAIICGAIIGAGLGFLWFNAPPAMVFMGDTGSLSLGGAIGAMAVATKHELVLVIIGGLFVVEALSVIVQVASFKLTGKRVFKMAPIHHHFEQLGWQEPTIVIRFWIVAIILAMIGLSTLKLR
- a CDS encoding UDP-N-acetylmuramoyl-L-alanyl-D-glutamate--2,6-diaminopimelate ligase — encoded protein: MDLAHLLGARVTIPQGAEGLEITGLTEDSRKVREGFLFAALPGTQADGAQFIPAACDKGAAAILCAPGTRPPADHPDVALITDRNPRRRFALAAANFYHAQPQTAVAVTGTNGKTSVASFTRQLWELLGTPAASVGTLGVMTARETRKLIHTTPDPVTLHAALADLAGEGVRAVALEASSHGLAQHRLDGVELTAAAFTNITRDHMDYHPTFEDYAYAKMRLFGEVLPPGGTAVLNADAPLSREIAAVCWARAQKVISVGEGGETLKLDALTPSAHGQTLTVLHDGARHMIDLPLVGDFQASNALVAAGLVMAAGADAAEVLAALPKLEGAAGRLELMGTSPSGAAAYVDYAHTPDALETALRALRPHTQGRLVVVFGCGGDRDAGKRPQMGEIAVRLADAAIVTDDNPRSEDPAAIRAEVMAGAVGAAEIGDRAEAIRAGLEGLGAGDVLLVAGKGHETGQIVGDEVRPFDDRAQVADALAEAREGA
- a CDS encoding UDP-N-acetylmuramoylalanyl-D-glutamyl-2,6-diaminopimelate--D-alanyl-D-alanine ligase, whose protein sequence is MTTTSIPLWTAEDAIAAMEAEARGHAAWQAHGVSIDTRTIEAGDIFFALEGDASDGHDYVAQAFGKGAACAVVSRAVEGLADDAPLLMVPDTLKALEKLGIAARARTSARICAVTGSVGKTGTKEALRHILEEQGRTHASAASYNNHIGVPLTLARMPADTEYGIFEIGMNHADEITPLSKMVRPEAAIITTVEAVHIENFRSVEEIADAKGEIFEGLQTGGVAILNRDNPHFERLKARAGACGAGQVIGFGRDDMADARVQRMSLKPDASYVTATICGMDITYKLGVPGEHIVMNSLAILACVKSLGADLALAGLALGELEPPAGRGSRLEVRLPHGRFLIIDESYNANPTSMRATLQALGNTPPGPRGRRIAVVGDMLELGTQAKAAHAGLAEPIAENDVDLVFACGPLMEHLWDALPTDQHGAYADNSADLAPRVADEVEAGDVVMIKGSFGSRMARVLEALKALGPAAPPRRTTDEELV